A window of Panicum virgatum strain AP13 chromosome 8K, P.virgatum_v5, whole genome shotgun sequence contains these coding sequences:
- the LOC120643696 gene encoding avenacosidase 2-like: MALVASALISHTAHRPGLRSHIGPNGGNLSWHEKSKRRCDLISVRSLPWSGELVEYLTPSEIPKRDWFSDEFVFGSATSAYQIEGAWNEHGKGPSTWDHFCHTYPERIVDGSNGDVAVNSYHMYEEDVKLLKQMGMDAYRFSISWSRILPKGTLEGGINYNGLQYYRNLINTLKENGIEPYVTIFHWDTPQALEDKYGSFRDPRIIKDYTDFARVCFEHFGDKVKHWFTFNEPQNFCSYAYGSGQHAPGRCSPGHKCAIPRGDSLIEPYRVGHNILLAHAEVADLYKKYYKGEDGHIGLAIDSMFYKPYANTFLDEQAKERSIDFCLGWFMEPIYRGEYPFSMRSLLGHRLPYFKDDEKEKLVGSYNMMGLNYYTSLFCEHVDISPEFSPEVNTEDPYATPKFVDHEGNHIGPETGYQWIRSYPQGLKDLLMIIKNKYGNPPIYITENGTADFDDGHLSKKEALDDGLRLDYLQRHIAVVKESIDSGADVRGHFTWSLLDNFEWAKGYTCRFGIVYVDRDNGFKRTMKKSAKWFCDFNNTPRKVINDKHRDLILLNNPALVSSN; this comes from the exons ATGGCTCTGGTTGCTTCTGCCCTGATAAGTCACACTGCCCATCGTCCTGGCCTAAGAAGCCACATAGGACCCAATGGTGGCAATTTGTCATGGCACGAGAAGAGTAAAAGAAGGTGTGACCTTATTAGTGTTAGATCACTACCCTGGAGCGGCGAGCTTGTAGAATATCTGACGCCTTCAGAAATCCCAAAGAGGGACTGGTTCAGCGACGAGTTCGTCTTTGGCTCCGCCACTTCAGCATACCAA ATTGAAGGTGCTTGGAATGAGCATGGCAAGGGGCCAAGCACTTGGGACCACTTCTGCCACACTTATCCTG AGAGGATAGTTGATGGAAGCAATGGGGATGTTGCAGTGAACTCCTACCATATGTATGAA GAGGATGTCAAGTTGCTGAAGCAAATGGGCATGGACGCCTATAGGTTCTCAATCTCTTGGTCGAGAATACTGCCAA AGGGGACGCTCGAAGGTGGGATAAACTATAATGGCCTCCAGTACTACAGAAACCTGATCAACACGTTGAAAGAGAATG GCATAGAGCCATATGTAACAATTTTCCACTGGGACACTCCTCAAGCACTGGAGGACAAGTATGGCAGCTTCAGAGATCCGAGGATTAT AAAAGACTACACAGACTTTGCCAGGGTGTGCTTCGAGCATTTTGGCGACAAGGTGAAACACTGGTTCACCTTTAATGAGCCTCAAAACTTTTGTTCATATGCCTATGGATCGGGGCAGCATGCTCCTGGGAGGTGCTCACCAGGGCACAAGTGTGCCATCCCACGTGGTGACTCGCTCATTGAGCCATACCGTGTTGGCCACAACATCCTTCTAGCTCATGCTGAGGTAGCTGATCTGTACAAGAAGTATTACAAG GGTGAAGATGGACACATAGGGCTGGCGATCGATTCAATGTTCTATAAGCCATATGCAAATACATTCCTCGATGAACAAGCCAAAGAAAGATCCATTGACTTCTGCCTAGGATGGTTCATGGAACCAATATATCGTGGTGAATACCCCTTCTCCATGAGATCATTGTTGGGGCATCGACTACCGTACTTCAAAGATGATGAGAAAGAGAAATTGGTGGGTTCCTACAACATGATGGGGCTCAACTACTACACATCCTTGTTCTGTGAGCATGTCGACATTTCTCCAGAATTCTCGCCAGAGGTGAACACCGAAGATCCCTATGCGACACCCAAAT TTGTTGATCATGAAGGGAATCATATCGGTCCTGAA ACTGGATATCAATGGATTAGATCGTACCCACAAGGCCTAAAGGACCTTCTTATGATCATAAAGAACAAATATGGAAACCCACCCATCTACATCACTGAGAACG GGACCGCGGATTTTGATGATGGCCATCTATCCAAGAAAGAAGCATTGGATGATGGTTTAAGGCTAGATTACCTCCAGCGCCACATTGCAGTCGTCAAAGAGTCAATAGA CTCTGGTGCGGACGTGCGCGGGCACTTCACCTGGTCTCTTCTAGACAACTTCGAGTGGGCTAAGGGCTACACTTGTCGTTTCGGCATCGTCTACGTCGATCGCGACAACGGCTTCAAGCGGACCATGAAGAAGTCAGCCAAGTGGTTTTGTGACTTTAACAACACTCCAAGGAAGGTCATCAATGACAAGCATCGTGACCTCATCCTCCTTAATAATCCAGCTTTGGTCAGCAGTAACTGA
- the LOC120645354 gene encoding putative disease resistance protein RGA1 — MAGVLDALASYVQNMLTEMARDEVHMLLGVTGEIKKMDIKLKDLKNFLVDADRRSITDHSVQAWVLELREAMYDATNILDICQLKAMDQGQSHDAGCFNPVLFCMRNPIHAHKIGSRIKNLNQRLEDIKKRSLHFNFINLNSYEERSRRVASSRPGSRETSGELDESSLVGENIEEDTRNLVETLTSAELSECENNKILVFAIVGVGGIGKTTLAKKIFNHEIIQQEFTKKIWLSVNQDFSETELLKRAIIEAGGDHQCAGNTRGALERALKEALNGQKILLVMDDVWEHQAWEDVLQTPFVSSILAHGSRVLVTTRHAMVARGMMAIKPYHHVNKLDPEDAWSLLKKKVVGNGNDEAQIELLKDIGMEIITKCDCLPLAVKVIGGLLRQKTARRREWENVLNESIWSVSQMPEELNYAIYLSYEDLSPSLKPCFLHYSLLPKSRVFFVDEIIGMWISEGFVHGRSCDLEEKGKEYYDELIQRNLIEPNLGYPDQIVCNMHDVVCSFAQYVARNEALVAQNKKIDIAEKIISQKFFRISLKTTGSESDVLEWYSLQAQTSLRSLLSFGNIIIKPSDSLLAFSNLRTLHVENANFDSLAKSLNQLKHLRYLAIVGTNISRLPGSIGKMKFLHYISLLGCKGLVNLPSSIVTLKHLRFLNLGWTGIKSIPKGFHGLTNLRNLHWFPAHMDGDRCSLEELGPLAQLTGLSISGLENVPSSSFATKARIGEKVRLNYLLLECSSRIGHDANLVKDEGGIPKKQQRQIEEVFNELRPPSGLENLTIRWYFGLRLPRWMMSTEVVHLGSLRTIMVDDLACCTELPNGLCQLPCLELLQIIRAPAIKRVGREFQQPYHHCHNHSQVEVSFPRLHQLNFNGLVEWEEWEWELQVKAMPSLEKLILEKCKLRHVPRGLAFHARALKKLCIYDIKQLIALENFTSILHLDVSGNTDLERISNLPRLQKLVIVECPKLMVLEGMPVLQRLNLLSDDMETVPRYLQDIKPRHLQLDCSLRLLTSIAAGKPGPEWDKFSHIQQVQAYANDAGITRKWYVLYTRDPFRFETNISGSAIAKASAARIELKFYACGATCTIEEEWPIGRNAPAGKRQPLCLRFRCNAYRYLVPWLRRACLHCSEAGNIASSSDQWTDEAGYAAYTSYKARYGRLQRKKQTSSRV, encoded by the exons ATGGCGGGCGTCTTGGATGCTTTGGCATCCTACGTGCAGAACATGCTTACGGAGATGGCAAGGGATGAGGTGCATATGCTGCTGGGGGTCACTGGAGAGATCAAAAAAATGGACATCAAGCTCAAGGACCTCAAGAACTTCCTCGTGGATGCTGATAGGAGGAGCATCACCGACCACAGTGTGCAGGCATGGGTACTAGAGCTTAGAGAGGCCATGTATGACGCCACTAACATCCTCGACATCTGTCAGCTCAAGGCCATGGATCAGGGTCAAAGCCATGATGCAGGGTGCTTCAACCCTGTGCTGTTCTGCATGCGGAATCCCATCCACGCCCATAAGATTGGCAGCCGCATCAAGAACCTTAACCAGAGGTTAGAAGATATCAAGAAACGTAGCTTACATTTCAATTTCATCAACCTCAATTCGTATGAGGAACGTAGCAGGAGGGTGGCCTCCTCTCGTCCTGGTAGCCGTGAGACATCTGGTGAGCTTGATGAGTCAAGTTTGGTCGGTGAGAACATTGAGGAGGACACAAGAAATTTGGTGGAGACACTGACATCAGCGGAGCTATCAGAATGTGAGAACAACAAAATTTTGGTTTTTGCTATTGTGGGAGTTGGCGGGATTGGTAAAACAACCCTGGCCAAGAAGATCTTCAATCATGAGATTATACAACAAGAATTCACAAAGAAAATATGGTTGAGTGTGAACCAGGACTTTAGTGAGACTGAGCTGCTGAAAAGAGCTATCATCGAAGCTGGGGGTGACCACCAATGTGCTGGAAATACGAGAGGCGCACTTGAGCGAGCTCTTAAGGAAGCCTTGAATGGGCAAAAGATCTTATTGGTGATGGATGATGTTTGGGAGCATCAAGCATGGGAAGATGTGCTCCAAACTCCATTTGTCAGTTCTATCCTAGCTCATGGTAGCCGTGTTCTCGTCACCACAAGGCATGCCATGGTCGCAAGAGGGATGATGGCGATAAAGCCCTACCACCATGTCAATAAACTTGATCCCGAAGATGCATGGTCATTGCTGAAGAAGAAG GTAGTCGGAAATGGAAATGATGAAGCACAAATTGAACTGCTCAAGGATATTGGAATGGAAATTATAACAAAATGTGATTGTTTACCACTTGCTGTCAAAGTAATAGGAGGTCTCCTGCGTCAAAAAACAGCAAGGCGACGGGAGTGGGAAAATGTCCTAAATGAGTCGATATGGTCAGTATCCCAAATGCCCGAGGAGCTAAACTATGCAATATATCTTAGCTATGAAGATTTAAGTCCTAGTTTGAAGCCTTGCTTTCTTCACTACTCACTCCTTCCCAAGAGCAGAGTGTTCTTTGTCGATGAGATTATTGGCATGTGGATTAGCGAAGGATTTGTTCATGGAAGATCATGTGACttggaagaaaaaggaaaggagtaTTATGACGAGTTGATTCAGAGGAACCTTATTGAACCAAACCTGGGGTACCCTGATCAGATTGTTTGCAACATGCATGATGTTGTCTGCTCATTTGCTCAATATGTGGCTAGAAATGAAGCATTAGTAGCACAGAACAAGAAAATTGATATTGCTGAAAAAATCATTTCACAGAAGTTTTTTCGGATCTCTCTAAAAACCACGGGATCAGAATCAGATGTATTAGAGTGGTATTCATTACAAGCACAGACATCATTGAGATCACTATTGTCATTTGGGAATATAATAATCAAGCCTAGTGATTCATTGCTTGCTTTTTCAAATTTACGCACACTACATGTAGAAAATGCAAATTTTGATTCATTAGCTAAATCTTTGAATCAACTCAAACACTTGAGGTATCTAGCCATTGTAGGAACCAACATATCTAGGCTGCCAGGAAGCATTGGTAAGATGAAATTCCTGCACTATATTAGTCTTCTTGGTTGCAAGGGTTTGGTGAATCTTCCAAGTTCCATTGTAACGCTCAAACATTTGAGGTTTCTTAACCTTGGTTGGACAGGAATAAAAAGCATACCTAAGGGTTTTCATGGTCTAACCAATCTGAGAAATTTACATTGGTTTCCAGCACACATGGATGGTGACCGGTGTAGCCTTGAAGAACTGGGACCTCTCGCCCAGCTCACCGGGCTTAGTATAAGTGGCCTGGAGAATGTACCTTCTTCTTCATTTGCGACTAAAGCCAGGATTGGTGAAAAGGTGCGGCTGAACTATCTTCTCTTAGAATGTAGTAGTAGAATCGGACATGATGCCAACTTGGTAAAGGATGAAGGCGGCATTCCCAAGAAGCAGCAACGACAAATCGAGGAGGTATTTAACGAGCTCCGCCCTCCATCAGGTTTAGAAAACCTCACAATCAGATGGTACTTTGGTCTGCGGCTCCCAAGGTGGATGATGTCAACAGAAGTTGTGCACCTAGGGAGCTTAAGGACTATAATGGTGGATGACCTGGCCTGCTGCACGGAGCTTCCAAATGGCTTGTGTCAGCTCCCCTGCTTGGAGCTCCTACAGATCATTCGTGCCCCAGCGATCAAGCGTGTTGGGCGCGAATTCCAGCAACCATACCATCACTGCCACAACCATTCCCAGGTAGAGGTTTCATTTCCCAGATTGCATCAGCTGAATTTTAATGGATTGGTCGAGTGGGAGGAATGGGAGTGGGAGTTGCAAGTGAAAGCCATGCCCAGCTTGGAGAAGCTTATACTCGAGAAGTGCAAGCTGAGGCACGTGCCTCGTGGCCTTGCCTTCCATGCAAGGGCTTTGAAGAAACTATGCATATATGATATCAAGCAATTAATAGCTTTGGAGAACTTTACTTCTATTCTTCACCTCGACGTGTCTGGAAACACTGACCTGGAGAGGATCAGTAATCTACCAAGACTGCAGAAGCTCGTCATCGTCGAGTGCCCAAAGCTTATGGTATTGGAGGGCATGCCTGTGCTGCAGAGACTCAATCTACTTAGTGATGACATGGAAACAGTCCCCAGATATCTGCAGGATATAAAGCCAAGGCACTTGCAGCTGGACTGCAGCTTACGGTTGCTCACTTCCATAGCAGCTGGGAAACCTGGTCCTGAGTGGGACAAGTTCAGCCATATCCAACAAGTCCAGGCATATGCAAATGATGCAGGAATTACGAGGAAATGGTACGTGCTGTACACAAGAGATCCTTTCCGCTTTGAGACAAATATCAGCGGCTCTGCCATTGCCAAGG CATCGGCGGCACGCATCGAGCTCAAGTTTTATGCTTGCGGCGCAACATGCACCATTGAAGAGGAGTGGCCTATTGGACGAAATGCGCCTGCTGGCAAACGTCAGCCCCTCTGCCTCCGCTTCAG GTGCAATGCCTATCGTTATTTGGTTCCCTGGTTGCGTCGAGCGTGCCTGCACTGCAGTGAAGCCGGCAACATCGCCTCCTCGTCAGATCAGTGGACCGACGAAGCAGGGTATGCAGCATACACATCGTACAAGGCCAGATATGGGAGGCTGCAGAGAAAGAAGCAAACATCATCGAGAGTGTAG